From the Jilunia laotingensis genome, the window TGCGTCCGTAATAGCTGATACGGACATTGTCTATATTATAAGGTATAAGGTTGCTCAGGGCTTTGTAATATACTTCAGCCGTGAATTTGAAGGGACGTCCTACGGCTCGAAAATTGAAGTCGCTGCCTACTACGAAATGTATAGAACGTTGAGATTTAATGTCCTTGTTAAGAGAGACGGTAGCCATGCCGTCTACCATGGTCGTGTCGCGGAATTCTTTGTAGAATGGTGCCTGGTAATAGACACCTGCCGCTGCACGAAAAGTGAATTGTTCGTTGAATGCAGGAATGAGAGCCAGTGAAGCACGCGGACTGACTATAAATTCTTTGTTCCAACTCCAATAGCTTCCCCTTAAGCCGGCAGTAAGTGTGAATAATCCTGCATTTGTCTTGAATTTATAGCTGTCTTGAGCGTATAGCGACATACGGCTGCTGCTGATGTCGTTTTTTGATGACATGCTGTATATTAATTCCGGACCGTCCGGGACTTGCGGTAACGAATACCCTGCAGAGTCACGCAATTCCCATTCGCGGAGTTTGTCTTTGATACGTTCCTTTTTTAGTTCTAGGCCCCATTGTATGGCATGGCGCTTCACCTGATGTTTACCGGTTAATGAATAACTTTGTACATCGGCATTCAGGTAATTGCGGGCATGCTCCATGTAAGTGCCTACACCGATGGTTTCTCCCGTGTCTTCCGCTTCTTCATCTTCACCCGACGGATCGAGTTCGTTTAACCAGTATTGACCTGTGATGTCGTAGGTTTCCTGTTCTTTCGTATGAAAAGCAGCGGCTTGAAAAGTCAGGCTATTGTGGTCGTTAAAATGATAGGTTGCGCTACCTGCCCCGAAAAAAGTGCGGAACAAGTCCCGTTCCTGGCCGTCGAAATAGACTTTGAATTCCCTTACTTCGGATAACGTACCGAATCGGGTGGTGCGGTCTTCGGGTTGGAATATGTATTTGTTTTCCGAGATATTCCCGATAAATCCGAATTCCCAACGTTTATTCGGTCTCCAGTTCAAGAAAGTCTGATAATCGGTGAATTGGGGATCGTATTCACCTTTCGTGTCAAGAGTTCCTAATAAATATCGGTTACTCTTATATCGGACGCTATTGATCCATGAAAATTTTTTGTTACCGAATCCCAAGTATGCCGATACGCCTAAAAGACTAAAGGCACCGGTCGCTTCAAAGCGTTCAGGCTTTTTATAGGTGATGTCCAGCACAGATGACATTTTGTCTCCATAACGTGCTTCGTATCCTCCTGACGAAAAACCGACACTTTCTACCATATCCGGATTAATGAAACTCAATCCTTCCTGTTGCCCCGAACGGATGAGAAGAGGACGGTAAACCTCCGTGCCGTTGACGTAAACCATGTTTTCATCGAAACTTCCTCCACGGACATTGTATTGCGAGCTTAGTTCATTGTTCGAGCTGACTCCTGCCTGGGTAGCGATAATTGATTCGATATTGCCACCGGAAGCGTCGGGCATCAGTTTATTGGCTTTGATATCTATTTGTTGCACCGTTCCGGTCTGCCGACGGTTTTCAGTAATGGTTACTTCTCCCAATTCATAGTCCAGTACGGGCAGTGTCATGTTGATGTTGATGTTTCCTTGGGGACGTACCAATACACGCTTGCGGGTGTTGTACCCTATCATGGAATAGATGAGTGTGACGGTGTCCCTGGACGAGAATTTGAGTGAGTATTTGCCTTTTAAGTTACTGACTGTACCGGTAGCGGTTCCTTCGATCCGTACTGTAGCCAGTTCGATAGGGTCTCCGTTCTCGTCCGAGATTACACCTCCTATCTTGACTTGTTGTGCCAAGACAGGCAAGGTAAATAGTAAAAGCAGATAAATGATTGAAAGGCGATACTTCATACTTAATTCTTTAAGTAGCCAAATAGTCACTATTTACTACTTAACTACTAAGAACTATAACGTGAAAAACGCTTTAAACGTATATTTTGACCAATAAATTGTTCAACCAGTTCCACCGGAAACGAAACCAGCGGCGTGTGCTGCTTTGCTTTCCACCAAAGCGAAGTACGAAGTCACGGTATCCGTGTTTTTTGAAAGGTAATCCAACGTCCATGAATTCCAAGTGCCTGAATTTCCGTTCATAGGCATCTTTAAGAGCCATCCATACGGCTAATATTCCGGGATATTGAAGAGCGTATGTCTTCCTCATTCCTCCTGAAAACCAAAGGTAGGCACTGTCTTCTGAATAAATACATGCCGAACCACCGATGATTTTCTCTTTATAGCGTACGATGAAAATCTTTCCTTGGTCGCTGCGTATTAACTTTTCTTCCATATGCCGGAAGAATTCAATGTTTGGAAAATGTTTGCGTATGTGTGAGGAATAGACCTTGTAAAGCATTCGTGAGAATTCCCGGATTTCTTCAATAGAATGCGCTTCCTCTACTTTCGCCCCGTTTTGTATGCCTTTCTTGATTTGCCTGAGACGCGAGGGACTGAAACGTTCTTCCACCTTTTTCTGACTGTGGAGGGAGTTGCGTACACGTAACCAATTGACGGGGAAGTAGTTGTTTTCCCGAAAGTACTTATAGCCGAACAATGCATTGTCCAGATTGCGAAATTCTATCATGAAGGAGACTCGTAATACTTCTGTTGTGAGGTGTTCCAACATTTCACCGAAAACGGCTTCCCGATCTATTGCATCATCCATATAATCTCCGGTACCATATATTTCACACCGTCTAACAATGGATGGAGGGAACAATGATTTGTTGGTACGAATGCCTGCCAATAACTTTGCCACAGGTTTGCCGTCAATGGTGGCGACAATATAAACCGGAGAATATCCCGGAGTTGCTTCATAGATCAAAAACAACTCTTTGGAATGGAAGGTATTCTTTCCCGGCAAATCGGGTATTTCGTTTCCGCGATAATATGTAGTGAGTCTTAGTGGCATTTTTCTGATCCGGATTTACTTAATGTGTTGCTTTATACCATGATGTCTCTGTAATTGATTGGGTGGACGAACTGACACTCGATTCGGAGGTGGTAATGCCAGAATAAGTGTTTACTTTGACTTTTCCCATACTCATCGAATAATAATATTCGGTGTGTTTCTTGTATTTTCCGGGGACGGTGCGTTCGAATTGGGCTTCAAATTCGGCCATTAATTCCGGGTCTTTGCAAAGCTTGCTGACATAATCGCCAAAATCGAAAAAACGTACAGGACTATATCCGTCCATGCGTTGTATTTGATAATTAATATGGGTGTCGAGTGCAAACCTATCATTTACCTTTTTCATGACAGAGGCAAGATTGTCGAGTTCCGGACAGAAAGTAATCCCGATTGTCCCGCACGGCATATCGCTGTAGCTTTTGTAAAA encodes:
- a CDS encoding TonB-dependent receptor, which codes for MKYRLSIIYLLLLFTLPVLAQQVKIGGVISDENGDPIELATVRIEGTATGTVSNLKGKYSLKFSSRDTVTLIYSMIGYNTRKRVLVRPQGNININMTLPVLDYELGEVTITENRRQTGTVQQIDIKANKLMPDASGGNIESIIATQAGVSSNNELSSQYNVRGGSFDENMVYVNGTEVYRPLLIRSGQQEGLSFINPDMVESVGFSSGGYEARYGDKMSSVLDITYKKPERFEATGAFSLLGVSAYLGFGNKKFSWINSVRYKSNRYLLGTLDTKGEYDPQFTDYQTFLNWRPNKRWEFGFIGNISENKYIFQPEDRTTRFGTLSEVREFKVYFDGQERDLFRTFFGAGSATYHFNDHNSLTFQAAAFHTKEQETYDITGQYWLNELDPSGEDEEAEDTGETIGVGTYMEHARNYLNADVQSYSLTGKHQVKRHAIQWGLELKKERIKDKLREWELRDSAGYSLPQVPDGPELIYSMSSKNDISSSRMSLYAQDSYKFKTNAGLFTLTAGLRGSYWSWNKEFIVSPRASLALIPAFNEQFTFRAAAGVYYQAPFYKEFRDTTMVDGMATVSLNKDIKSQRSIHFVVGSDFNFRAVGRPFKFTAEVYYKALSNLIPYNIDNVRISYYGRNMANGYAMGLDMKLFGEFVPGTDSWLTFSVMKTEEKINGKWLPRPTDQRYNLSLYFTDYFPGSKKWKMNLKGTLAGGFPFGPPHSGREEAVFRTPAYKRVDIGMSRVIIDNTDKHRTGFGRNIRSIWLGLDVFNLLNISNVNSYYWVTDVYNNQFAVPNYLTSRQINVRLLIDF
- a CDS encoding GNAT family N-acetyltransferase, which translates into the protein MPLRLTTYYRGNEIPDLPGKNTFHSKELFLIYEATPGYSPVYIVATIDGKPVAKLLAGIRTNKSLFPPSIVRRCEIYGTGDYMDDAIDREAVFGEMLEHLTTEVLRVSFMIEFRNLDNALFGYKYFRENNYFPVNWLRVRNSLHSQKKVEERFSPSRLRQIKKGIQNGAKVEEAHSIEEIREFSRMLYKVYSSHIRKHFPNIEFFRHMEEKLIRSDQGKIFIVRYKEKIIGGSACIYSEDSAYLWFSGGMRKTYALQYPGILAVWMALKDAYERKFRHLEFMDVGLPFKKHGYRDFVLRFGGKQSSTRRWFRFRWNWLNNLLVKIYV